One Glutamicibacter halophytocola DNA segment encodes these proteins:
- a CDS encoding acyl-CoA thioesterase, producing the protein MAESMLRVQVPMRWGDMDAYGHVNNVNLIRLMEEARIAGFGVPGGTGAPGVEPQADIFSAVPPGIQILVVEHRVRYSRPLEYRNVPVNVDLWVANIKPASFEICYEFRDPIEDYLCVKAATTLAYFDPVTSRVQRLSPEEREGLSAFDGASTFPK; encoded by the coding sequence ATGGCTGAATCAATGCTTCGTGTGCAGGTGCCCATGCGCTGGGGCGACATGGATGCCTACGGGCATGTCAATAATGTCAACCTGATCAGGCTGATGGAAGAAGCGCGTATTGCTGGCTTTGGAGTTCCTGGCGGAACCGGTGCTCCCGGAGTTGAACCGCAGGCAGATATTTTTTCCGCGGTGCCGCCAGGAATCCAGATCCTGGTCGTTGAGCATCGCGTGCGGTACTCCAGGCCTTTGGAATACCGCAATGTTCCGGTGAATGTGGATTTGTGGGTGGCAAACATCAAGCCAGCCAGTTTTGAAATCTGCTACGAATTCCGGGACCCAATTGAGGATTACCTATGCGTCAAGGCGGCCACCACGCTGGCGTATTTTGACCCGGTTACTTCGCGAGTTCAAAGGCTGAGCCCTGAAGAACGCGAGGGACTGAGCGCTTTCGATGGTGCATCAACCTTCCCGAAGTAA
- a CDS encoding siderophore-interacting protein, with the protein MSQPAGGRLQTEARPARPQVVLQVLKREHIAPHLVRLTLGGPGFDNFVDKDVTDRYVKFLFAKPELGLEMPYDMEELRSKLAPEDMPVRRTYTVRRSDLEARTIEIDFVVHGDEGLAGKWARDTEIGSSICFAGPAGLFVPREEFDFHFFAGDETAIPAISAALEAMSPQMKGLAVIEVADGADELELVHPEGVEVRWLHRNAPFTPQNTVLENAVREYPWPGGRVQVFAHGEREVMKRLRLYFYDERGVDRRDMSLSAYWAFGRAEDAFQAEKRTEVGKIFAD; encoded by the coding sequence ATGTCTCAGCCAGCTGGCGGACGTCTGCAAACCGAGGCTCGACCTGCACGACCTCAAGTTGTCTTGCAGGTGCTCAAGCGCGAGCATATTGCTCCGCATTTGGTGCGGCTGACTCTCGGCGGTCCTGGGTTCGATAACTTTGTCGACAAGGACGTGACGGACCGTTACGTCAAATTCTTGTTTGCCAAGCCGGAGCTTGGCCTGGAAATGCCTTACGACATGGAGGAGCTGCGCAGCAAGCTGGCCCCCGAAGACATGCCGGTGCGCCGCACCTACACCGTGCGCCGCAGCGATCTTGAAGCTCGAACGATCGAAATTGATTTTGTCGTTCACGGCGATGAGGGATTGGCCGGCAAATGGGCACGCGATACCGAGATCGGTTCCTCGATCTGCTTCGCTGGGCCTGCCGGGCTGTTCGTGCCGCGCGAAGAATTCGATTTCCATTTCTTTGCCGGTGATGAGACAGCTATTCCTGCCATATCCGCGGCTTTGGAGGCCATGTCCCCGCAAATGAAGGGGCTGGCCGTCATCGAGGTCGCCGACGGAGCCGATGAACTGGAGCTTGTGCACCCAGAGGGTGTTGAAGTTCGATGGCTGCACCGCAACGCACCCTTCACCCCGCAGAACACTGTTCTGGAAAACGCCGTGCGCGAGTACCCATGGCCCGGTGGCCGAGTGCAGGTCTTTGCCCATGGCGAGCGCGAAGTCATGAAGCGGCTTCGCCTCTACTTCTACGATGAGCGCGGGGTCGATCGCCGCGATATGTCATTGTCCGCCTACTGGGCGTTTGGCCGGGCAGAAGATGCGTTCCAAGCCGAAAAGCGCACCGAGGTTGGCAAGATCTTCGCTGACTGA
- a CDS encoding DNA-3-methyladenine glycosylase family protein, protein MALRLEAAGTLDIVHALSVLRLHSLPAQERIEPSTAEVRRILRVGGHLIDVHLALDPSGISVEHDAPAILVPSLQTIINHWFGLQQDTSPAYESLAKMPGLDAMAASFPNLRLISYPDRFEALATTVIGQQVSLAAARTLAGRYVEHLGEAHASGLRAFPTAEATSALSAPEIQSIIRCPLARAATLHAVSQWYMESGESLVHRPTEFLAQLLSLRGVGPWTRDYMALRGLRDSQIFLDSDLVVRRALKNSSIPPAIRESLPAGAGYLATLLLWAYDSEHREQ, encoded by the coding sequence ATGGCATTGCGCCTGGAGGCAGCCGGAACACTGGACATCGTACATGCTTTGTCCGTGTTGCGGCTCCATTCCCTTCCAGCCCAGGAAAGAATCGAGCCGTCCACCGCGGAAGTTCGCCGGATCCTGCGCGTTGGCGGACACCTCATCGATGTCCACCTGGCATTGGACCCGTCAGGAATATCCGTAGAGCATGATGCGCCTGCCATATTAGTCCCCAGCCTGCAAACCATCATCAATCACTGGTTCGGATTGCAGCAAGACACCTCTCCAGCCTATGAATCCCTTGCGAAGATGCCGGGGCTCGACGCGATGGCTGCGTCATTTCCGAATCTGAGGCTCATCAGCTACCCGGACCGGTTCGAGGCTCTGGCGACTACGGTCATTGGCCAGCAGGTTTCCCTGGCCGCCGCGCGAACGCTCGCTGGAAGGTATGTCGAACACCTGGGCGAGGCGCACGCATCAGGGCTTCGCGCGTTTCCGACTGCCGAAGCAACGTCAGCACTGAGCGCGCCCGAAATTCAATCCATCATCCGGTGCCCATTGGCGCGAGCAGCAACACTGCATGCCGTGTCGCAGTGGTATATGGAGTCCGGGGAATCCCTGGTTCACCGGCCAACCGAATTCCTGGCGCAACTGCTGTCTTTACGCGGAGTAGGACCTTGGACCAGGGACTATATGGCACTGCGCGGGCTACGGGATTCACAGATCTTCCTGGATTCTGATCTTGTCGTCAGGCGCGCGCTCAAGAATTCAAGCATTCCCCCGGCCATCAGGGAATCGCTTCCCGCCGGCGCGGGATACCTGGCCACACTGCTCTTATGGGCTTATGACTCCGAGCATCGCGAGCAATGA
- a CDS encoding DNA-3-methyladenine glycosylase I, which translates to MTEDLVIGEDGLARPQWAATSDMLRTYYDSEWGMPVNTEAGVFERLSLECFQSGLSWAIILSKREAFREAFANFDPEKVALFTENDFDSLMDNPAIVRNKLKIRATIANAEATLMMREEGGLADFIWSFKPEQTPAPRIAAEIPTQSAESKELAKELKKRGFKFVGPTTMFALMEAIGMVDTHLVGSHRRGSSGIWA; encoded by the coding sequence ATGACTGAAGATCTTGTTATCGGCGAAGATGGCCTTGCCCGCCCGCAATGGGCTGCCACCAGCGATATGCTCCGCACCTATTACGATTCCGAGTGGGGCATGCCGGTGAACACCGAAGCAGGAGTCTTCGAACGGTTGAGCCTGGAATGCTTCCAATCCGGGCTCTCATGGGCCATCATTCTCTCCAAGCGGGAAGCCTTCCGGGAGGCGTTTGCCAACTTCGACCCTGAAAAGGTTGCGCTGTTCACCGAGAATGACTTTGATAGCCTCATGGACAACCCCGCCATCGTGCGCAATAAACTGAAAATTCGCGCCACCATCGCCAACGCGGAAGCCACGCTCATGATGCGCGAAGAGGGAGGGCTGGCCGATTTCATCTGGTCCTTCAAGCCAGAGCAAACTCCAGCCCCGCGGATCGCGGCAGAAATCCCGACCCAGAGCGCCGAATCCAAGGAGCTGGCCAAGGAATTGAAGAAACGCGGGTTCAAATTTGTGGGGCCCACGACAATGTTCGCGCTCATGGAAGCCATCGGCATGGTCGATACCCATTTGGTGGGATCCCATCGCCGAGGCAGCTCAGGAATCTGGGCCTGA
- a CDS encoding ArsR/SmtB family transcription factor, translated as MAMIESRSDDLLDRDGKMRQAALFHALADPTRLLILEHLKTGEHKVRELTDHLGLAQSTVSAHLACLRDTDLVTVRSQGRASIYALGQAEYLDQLLTLAQLIVPNQSQAHHWQEAHSSQQVEV; from the coding sequence ATGGCGATGATAGAGTCTAGAAGCGATGATTTGCTGGATCGCGACGGCAAGATGCGGCAAGCTGCGCTCTTCCATGCCCTCGCTGACCCGACAAGGTTGCTGATCCTTGAACATCTGAAAACCGGTGAGCACAAGGTCAGGGAACTGACCGATCATCTAGGGCTGGCCCAGAGCACGGTCAGTGCCCATCTTGCCTGCCTTCGGGATACTGATTTGGTCACTGTCCGGAGCCAGGGGCGGGCGAGCATCTACGCACTGGGGCAGGCCGAGTACTTGGACCAGCTGCTCACCTTGGCACAGCTAATCGTCCCAAACCAATCGCAGGCGCATCACTGGCAAGAAGCGCACTCAAGCCAGCAAGTAGAGGTGTAG
- a CDS encoding cation diffusion facilitator family transporter yields MGHDHSHGHSHDHSEANRSRLAWAFGITAAILIAEIIGAIVTSSLALLVDAAHMLTDTLGLLLALTAANLIARKPTTKRTWGFRRAEVLSATLQSALLLAVGIYAAIDAVRRLFTPTEIQPTGLLVFGVIGLLGNVISMWIISAGRKNNLNMRAAFLEVVNDALGSVAVIVAAVVIATTGWMAADSIAALVISALIVPRAMKLLSETTHILLESTPRGLDLIAVREHLENQPGVIAVHDLHASQIASNLPVLTAHVVVEDSMFSAGVAGDLLKNLQNCVADHFPISIEHSTFQIEPSSHQSTEHQHGC; encoded by the coding sequence ATGGGCCACGATCATTCGCACGGCCACTCCCACGATCATTCGGAGGCCAACCGCTCTCGACTTGCCTGGGCCTTTGGCATCACGGCAGCCATTCTCATTGCCGAAATCATCGGGGCCATTGTCACTAGCTCGTTGGCCTTGCTCGTCGACGCGGCACACATGCTGACCGATACCCTCGGGCTGCTGCTGGCGCTCACCGCGGCCAATTTGATTGCGCGCAAGCCCACCACCAAGCGAACCTGGGGATTCCGGCGCGCCGAAGTGCTCTCGGCAACACTGCAATCAGCGCTGCTGCTCGCAGTCGGCATCTACGCCGCCATCGATGCCGTTCGCCGGCTGTTCACGCCAACAGAAATCCAGCCAACAGGCCTGCTCGTTTTTGGCGTGATCGGTTTGCTGGGAAATGTCATTTCCATGTGGATCATCTCCGCGGGACGCAAGAACAACCTGAACATGCGCGCAGCGTTCCTTGAAGTTGTCAATGACGCATTGGGCTCGGTGGCAGTTATCGTTGCCGCCGTTGTCATCGCAACTACCGGATGGATGGCAGCAGACTCGATTGCTGCCCTGGTCATCAGCGCCCTGATCGTTCCACGTGCCATGAAGCTGTTGAGCGAAACGACTCATATTCTGCTGGAATCCACGCCGCGAGGGCTGGATCTCATTGCGGTGCGCGAGCACCTGGAGAACCAGCCCGGTGTCATTGCCGTGCATGACCTGCACGCTAGCCAGATAGCCTCGAACCTGCCGGTGCTCACCGCCCATGTGGTCGTCGAGGATTCGATGTTCTCGGCTGGAGTCGCGGGAGACTTGCTGAAGAACCTGCAAAATTGCGTGGCCGACCACTTCCCGATCAGCATTGAGCATTCGACGTTCCAGATCGAGCCATCCTCGCATCAAAGCACCGAGCACCAGCACGGCTGCTAG
- a CDS encoding ABC transporter ATP-binding protein — MTSETLPKTDHAVAARGLTKTYGHDTTRVEALRSVDVSFARSRFTAIMGPSGSGKSTLMHCLAGLDSADSGEIIIGGKNLLSLSDDQLTEMRREQIGFVFQSFNLVPTINAQDNILLPLSLAGKKHDKAWFDTVINALGLRDRLTHKPHELSGGQQQRVAVARALLTRPEVVFGDEPTGNLDSRTGAEVLSLMRTSTREMGQTIIMVTHDPVAASYADTVLLMKDGAIVGTIEEPTVATVSEALASLAE, encoded by the coding sequence ATGACTTCTGAAACCCTGCCAAAAACTGACCATGCGGTCGCCGCTCGTGGGCTGACCAAAACCTACGGACATGACACCACCCGGGTTGAGGCTCTTCGCAGCGTCGATGTCTCGTTCGCACGTTCTCGTTTCACTGCCATCATGGGTCCTTCCGGATCCGGCAAATCAACCCTGATGCATTGCCTGGCTGGCCTGGACTCGGCAGACAGCGGCGAAATCATCATCGGCGGCAAGAACTTGCTCTCGCTCAGCGACGATCAGCTCACCGAGATGCGCCGCGAACAGATTGGTTTCGTTTTCCAGTCGTTCAACTTGGTCCCCACCATCAACGCGCAAGACAACATCTTGCTGCCCCTGTCCCTGGCTGGCAAGAAGCACGACAAGGCCTGGTTCGACACGGTCATCAATGCCTTGGGCTTGCGCGACCGCCTGACCCACAAGCCACATGAACTCTCCGGTGGGCAGCAGCAGCGCGTGGCCGTAGCCCGTGCGCTGCTCACCCGCCCTGAGGTTGTCTTTGGCGATGAGCCAACTGGCAACTTGGATTCCCGAACCGGCGCCGAAGTCCTGTCGCTGATGCGTACTTCCACTCGCGAAATGGGACAGACCATCATCATGGTGACCCACGATCCCGTGGCAGCATCCTACGCAGACACCGTGCTGCTCATGAAAGACGGCGCGATCGTCGGAACCATCGAGGAGCCAACCGTGGCTACCGTGTCCGAGGCACTCGCCTCATTGGCGGAGTAA
- a CDS encoding ABC transporter permease, with product MLHVALSNIKTYARRYIAVVLAVAIGTAFLAATLAVNSSTQATLKNSLGDSYKSADLVAYWDPSPSADPDQTTELTAKEIDGVRNLPGVSTAYGLGYAYGQLHTADNGYTIQIQPVDPNQGLGGMELLEGRAPLANNEMIIDDSHAKDMGISVGDVVALSDDQGKTQNINIVGIQRSSANPQTSAYALGGMSEKAWSHFAGDSAIFRDIVINSDGSIEAVRQDLQDYFADQKKIDVAVVTADQKVIDEVAQMTGGTDQLSIILIIFALIALVVTGLVVVNTFSVVIAQRTRELALLRTLGAKRKQIRSSVLIEALVIGIVASVIGVLLAIALMAGLIQLLHTLVPAMSYATLSMTPVGLAVPIAVGILMTVVAASLPARRAMKLAPLAALRPFDAASVKNRAGIVRIVFGAVLALIGVGLLVFGAVKGNLVVAFLGGLVSFPGILMLASLFVPSSVAGIGKAIAGKSTSRRLAALNAVRNPGRTTATATALLIGVTLVSMIMVGGQTAKASLNNSVAAEYPVDMMVSFYDGATSKAKAEELAKTIDGVDGVSATSTFTSSYADADLDMGEPVNIQLIAVDPQEYAKTVLDQKVVPENGELILSQWETDQKSIEVAGQSLKVKESGALLSGNLITNETLKTLEIKDPSSYPGIIVKVDSSIAGSQINELVTEISDITGVESSMIDGGVVMKSMFTQIIDVLLTIVSALLAVAVLIALIGVANTLSLSVLERTRENSLLRALGLKKKQLQSMLATEAVLIGGVAALLGMVLGVAYGLLGAQSALASMGTLTYSIPWWQLAAVLAVSVIAALLASITPGRRAARLSPVEGLATE from the coding sequence ATGCTGCACGTAGCACTTTCCAATATCAAGACCTACGCCCGGCGCTATATCGCCGTCGTGCTTGCCGTGGCCATCGGCACCGCGTTCCTCGCGGCAACGCTGGCAGTGAATTCGTCAACACAGGCGACCTTGAAGAATTCCTTGGGGGATTCTTACAAGTCCGCCGACTTGGTGGCCTACTGGGATCCAAGCCCAAGCGCCGACCCCGACCAGACAACTGAGCTCACCGCCAAAGAAATCGATGGCGTTCGCAATCTCCCAGGAGTGTCTACCGCCTATGGCTTGGGCTATGCCTATGGCCAATTGCATACCGCGGATAATGGATACACCATTCAGATCCAGCCGGTCGACCCGAATCAGGGGCTGGGTGGAATGGAACTTCTCGAAGGCCGCGCTCCGCTGGCCAACAACGAGATGATCATCGATGATTCCCATGCCAAGGACATGGGCATCTCCGTCGGAGATGTTGTGGCCCTGAGCGACGACCAGGGGAAGACCCAGAACATCAACATCGTCGGTATTCAGCGTTCCTCGGCTAACCCGCAGACTTCCGCCTACGCCTTGGGCGGCATGAGCGAAAAGGCATGGAGCCACTTCGCCGGCGACAGCGCCATATTCCGCGACATCGTCATCAATAGCGATGGTTCCATTGAGGCTGTTCGGCAGGACCTGCAAGACTACTTTGCAGACCAGAAGAAAATTGACGTCGCAGTGGTCACCGCGGATCAAAAGGTTATTGACGAAGTGGCCCAGATGACCGGTGGCACCGACCAGCTGAGCATAATCCTGATTATTTTCGCTTTGATCGCGCTCGTAGTTACCGGCCTGGTTGTAGTCAACACGTTCTCCGTGGTGATTGCACAGCGAACCCGGGAATTGGCGCTGCTTCGCACCCTGGGCGCCAAGCGCAAGCAGATCCGCAGCTCGGTACTGATTGAAGCCCTCGTGATTGGCATCGTGGCATCGGTGATTGGCGTCTTGCTGGCCATCGCGTTGATGGCTGGTTTGATCCAGCTGCTGCACACCCTGGTCCCTGCCATGTCATACGCAACGCTCTCGATGACCCCTGTCGGTCTCGCGGTTCCAATTGCTGTCGGCATCTTGATGACGGTTGTTGCTGCAAGCTTGCCTGCTCGCCGGGCCATGAAGCTGGCGCCGCTGGCCGCTCTGCGCCCGTTTGACGCTGCGAGCGTGAAGAACCGCGCGGGCATTGTGCGCATCGTCTTTGGAGCGGTGTTGGCCCTCATCGGTGTTGGCCTGCTGGTCTTCGGCGCAGTCAAGGGGAATCTGGTCGTAGCCTTCCTGGGCGGCTTGGTGTCCTTCCCGGGGATCTTGATGCTCGCCTCGCTGTTCGTACCGAGCAGCGTCGCCGGTATTGGCAAGGCGATTGCCGGCAAGTCGACCTCCCGCCGCCTGGCTGCATTGAACGCGGTGCGCAATCCAGGGCGCACCACGGCCACGGCGACTGCCTTGCTGATCGGCGTGACGCTGGTTTCGATGATCATGGTTGGCGGCCAGACCGCCAAGGCCAGCCTGAACAATTCGGTTGCTGCCGAGTACCCCGTGGACATGATGGTCTCGTTCTACGACGGAGCGACCAGCAAAGCCAAAGCGGAAGAGCTGGCCAAGACGATCGATGGCGTTGACGGCGTCAGCGCCACCTCGACTTTCACCAGCTCGTATGCCGATGCGGATCTGGACATGGGCGAACCGGTCAACATCCAGCTGATTGCTGTTGATCCGCAGGAGTACGCCAAGACGGTTCTGGACCAGAAGGTCGTGCCCGAGAATGGCGAACTGATCTTGTCCCAGTGGGAGACCGACCAGAAATCCATCGAGGTCGCTGGACAGTCGCTCAAGGTCAAAGAATCAGGCGCGCTGCTCTCAGGAAACCTGATCACCAATGAGACCCTCAAAACCTTGGAGATCAAGGATCCGAGTTCATACCCCGGAATCATCGTCAAGGTGGATTCCAGTATCGCAGGCTCGCAGATCAATGAACTGGTGACCGAAATTTCGGACATCACCGGCGTTGAATCCTCGATGATTGACGGCGGCGTGGTCATGAAGTCGATGTTCACGCAGATCATTGATGTGCTTCTGACCATTGTTTCGGCGCTCCTTGCCGTCGCGGTGCTCATCGCATTGATTGGCGTCGCCAATACGCTCAGCCTCTCGGTGCTTGAACGGACCCGCGAGAACTCGCTGCTTCGGGCCTTGGGCCTGAAGAAGAAGCAGCTGCAAAGCATGCTGGCCACCGAAGCGGTCCTTATCGGTGGTGTCGCGGCCTTGCTCGGCATGGTCCTCGGAGTTGCCTACGGCTTGCTGGGTGCCCAGTCGGCATTGGCATCCATGGGAACCTTGACCTACTCCATCCCGTGGTGGCAGCTGGCAGCAGTCCTTGCCGTGAGCGTGATCGCTGCGCTCCTGGCATCCATCACCCCAGGGCGACGGGCTGCAAGGCTTTCACCAGTAGAAGGCTTGGCAACCGAGTAA
- a CDS encoding DUF6176 family protein produces MNIELTRFRVLPGKTASVNEWMELLNSSLPAVLETLEQEKMYVETIFSESIDGVEYLYWYSIQGENGVEVKDSNHEIDKAHLRYWKECIDPDYAPQDLRPRVNMIPERIQSLMK; encoded by the coding sequence ATGAACATAGAACTCACCCGGTTCCGGGTGCTTCCCGGAAAGACTGCCTCGGTCAACGAATGGATGGAACTGCTTAACTCCAGCTTGCCTGCGGTCCTTGAGACCCTGGAGCAAGAAAAGATGTACGTCGAAACGATCTTTAGCGAAAGCATCGACGGGGTCGAGTACCTGTACTGGTACAGCATCCAAGGCGAGAACGGTGTCGAGGTCAAGGACTCGAATCACGAGATCGACAAGGCCCACTTGAGGTATTGGAAAGAATGCATTGACCCCGACTACGCACCGCAGGATCTGCGCCCTCGAGTGAATATGATCCCTGAACGCATTCAGTCCCTCATGAAGTGA